CTGCTCGGCGGCAAAAAAAACCGCCGTCGCCTGCTGATCGGTAAGATCAAGCTCGGCGCTGGTTTTCAACAAAAGATTATCATAGCCATCTTTTCGCAGCCGGCGGACGATAGCCGAACCCACCATGCCCCGGTGGCCGGCAACATAGATTTTAGCATTCTTTTCCATAATTGATTACTCGAAGTTGTTATAGGTTTTAAAGCCCGCCTCCTAATAACGTTTGCCATCCTACGCTTTTCGTAGTATATTATTTGTATGATTCGATCATGGGCCAACAGCCGCTCTCAACGCTTTTATACAGAGGGGAAGTCCAAATTTCGAGGCATGGACACGGACGCGGCCGAGGACCTACTGGCTGCTCTTGATGCCGCAGAATCCATCAAGGACCTAAGTCCCCTAAAAAGCCTCGGCCTGCACAAGCTGTCCGGGGATAGGGCAGGTCAATGGGCAATGACGGTAAACGGGCCATGGCGTATCTGTTTCCGCTTTAAAGACGGTGA
This genomic window from Pseudomonadota bacterium contains:
- a CDS encoding NAD-dependent epimerase/dehydratase family protein, with protein sequence MEKNAKIYVAGHRGMVGSAIVRRLRKDGYDNLLLKTSAELDLTDQQATAVFFAAEQPEYVFLAAAKVGGIHANNEYPAEFIYDNLIIEANVIHQAWVAGVRRLLFLGS
- a CDS encoding type II toxin-antitoxin system RelE/ParE family toxin; this translates as MIRSWANSRSQRFYTEGKSKFRGMDTDAAEDLLAALDAAESIKDLSPLKSLGLHKLSGDRAGQWAMTVNGPWRICFRFKDGDAFDVEVIDYHRG